Proteins encoded within one genomic window of Nitrospinota bacterium:
- a CDS encoding cytochrome c biogenesis protein CcdA, with product MTIFQAFFGGFSSFFSVWIFCLMQVIPFFLALTAGLLVFKKMGENGYWKRVLYIAILPLVGFIIVFTLTGMSTTSISRAIFRYNELLNRFGGVIIGLTGLYLIGLLTIKDQPRRVTLFGVP from the coding sequence ATGACAATTTTTCAGGCTTTCTTTGGCGGTTTTTCAAGCTTCTTTTCCGTTTGGATATTCTGCCTGATGCAGGTGATCCCGTTTTTTCTTGCGCTTACTGCGGGCCTTCTGGTTTTTAAGAAAATGGGCGAGAATGGATACTGGAAAAGGGTACTCTATATTGCTATCCTCCCCCTTGTCGGCTTCATCATAGTTTTCACATTGACAGGCATGTCGACAACTTCCATTAGCAGAGCGATCTTCAGATATAACGAACTTCTAAACCGGTTTGGAGGTGTCATAATCGGCCTAACCGGACTGTATCTCATCGGTCTCCTGACAATTAAGGATCAACCGAGGAGGGTGACGCTGTTCGGTGTTCC